One window from the genome of Paraconexibacter algicola encodes:
- a CDS encoding LuxR C-terminal-related transcriptional regulator, with amino-acid sequence MAPLEPTARVAGIRRALVAVRDVDDLSRLLTDAGQLAVDACGFDRCIVFAVRDGELVTHSVYFGRRSDWAAQILELGRSAEGRQQLRPDLVESEMLRRRMASVVSDAQNDPHTPRALVRATDTRSYVAAPVLCEDRVIAFLHADVHFSDRELGELDRETLAAFATGVGLAADRCVLHRHLLLQQEQVFRLRDRAGTLGSGIFDIDLAIAPEVATAGTTRDIAPRPRASALLTPRQREVLELLLAGASNLDIARRLVITESTAKAHVHRILQLLGAKNRAEAVALWLRDGGEV; translated from the coding sequence ATGGCTCCTCTGGAACCGACGGCGAGGGTCGCGGGAATTCGCCGCGCCCTCGTCGCCGTGCGCGACGTCGACGATCTCTCCCGGCTGCTGACCGACGCCGGCCAGCTCGCCGTCGACGCCTGCGGATTTGACCGCTGCATCGTGTTCGCCGTGCGCGACGGAGAGCTCGTCACCCACAGCGTCTACTTCGGCCGCCGCTCGGACTGGGCTGCGCAGATCCTCGAGCTCGGCCGCTCGGCGGAGGGCAGGCAGCAGCTGCGCCCGGATCTGGTCGAGTCGGAGATGCTGCGGCGTCGGATGGCCTCGGTAGTGAGCGACGCGCAGAACGATCCTCACACGCCTCGAGCACTCGTCCGGGCGACGGACACCCGCAGCTACGTGGCCGCCCCGGTCCTGTGCGAGGACCGCGTCATCGCGTTCCTGCACGCCGACGTGCACTTCAGCGATCGCGAGCTGGGCGAGCTCGACCGCGAGACGCTCGCCGCATTCGCGACCGGCGTCGGCCTGGCAGCCGATCGCTGCGTGCTCCACCGTCATCTGCTGCTCCAGCAGGAGCAGGTGTTCCGCCTGCGCGACCGGGCCGGAACGTTGGGCTCAGGGATCTTCGACATCGACCTCGCCATTGCGCCCGAGGTCGCGACGGCCGGGACAACGCGTGACATCGCTCCCCGGCCCCGGGCCAGCGCCCTCCTGACCCCGCGGCAGCGAGAGGTTCTCGAGCTGCTGCTCGCCGGCGCGAGCAACCTGGACATCGCGCGGAGGCTCGTGATCACCGAGTCGACCGCGAAGGCGCACGTCCATCGGATCCTGCAGCTGCTCGGTGCCAAGAACCGTGCCGAGGCGGTTGCTCTGTGGCTTCGCGACGGCGGCGAAGTGTGA
- a CDS encoding methane monooxygenase, producing MSATKRRSITKTHERIAQLGWDATYHDPVARYPTRYHIPAKSKDPMKQIMREYLPMELEKDDRVYGGHDAAVRAAMPEKVSERWLEVLKPFLCVTNYAEIGAGRCMSMLIDAIPSNELRNGYHVQYVDEVRHTGMQMALARWYTKHAPDPGGWNGLMSAMPRDIFTLGGMNFVNHFMVGDPIQCAFALQVVAETAFTNVAFVALPDVAARNGDFTLPTTYLSVQSDEARHISNGYATLLTVLQDDRNVPFIERDLQQAWWINHAFLDVFSAIVMEYFSRDRSDPESFLDKWDRWIRDDWYRSYICKLGGMGLTLDPTIFERARERIVKGMHHKIAMLAFATWPMHFWRFDGLDEKDFEWFERKYPGWYDEYGFFWEAFRELSDPKDRSLLLSGLMSDAPPFCWTCTMPSVIDEDICHRVVDDRTRFYCSRECRWMDESNPGRYTGDRNYFDRYHGMDIADVVQELGFVRPDGRTLTAQPHLRQDDKWTLDDLRAVGLTIESPNINTAKSMGLPSGDWSAAFKAGVNVATGRNGGPGPVKNASIDLPYPTAG from the coding sequence ATGAGCGCAACGAAGCGGCGGAGCATCACCAAGACCCACGAGCGCATCGCGCAGCTCGGTTGGGACGCGACGTACCACGACCCCGTCGCGCGATACCCGACGCGGTACCACATCCCCGCGAAGTCGAAGGACCCGATGAAGCAGATCATGCGGGAGTACCTCCCCATGGAGCTGGAGAAGGACGATCGGGTCTACGGTGGGCACGACGCAGCAGTGCGCGCCGCGATGCCCGAGAAGGTGTCCGAGCGGTGGCTCGAGGTCCTCAAGCCGTTCCTCTGCGTGACGAACTACGCGGAGATCGGCGCCGGACGCTGCATGTCGATGCTCATCGACGCGATTCCCTCCAACGAGCTGCGCAACGGCTACCACGTGCAGTACGTCGACGAGGTCCGCCACACCGGCATGCAGATGGCCCTCGCGCGCTGGTACACCAAGCATGCCCCGGATCCCGGCGGATGGAACGGGCTGATGAGCGCGATGCCGCGGGACATCTTCACGTTGGGCGGGATGAACTTCGTCAACCACTTCATGGTGGGCGACCCGATCCAGTGCGCGTTCGCGCTCCAGGTCGTCGCCGAGACCGCGTTCACCAACGTCGCGTTCGTCGCGCTGCCGGACGTCGCCGCGCGCAACGGGGACTTCACGCTCCCCACCACGTACCTGAGCGTGCAGTCCGACGAGGCTCGGCACATCTCCAACGGCTACGCCACGCTGCTGACCGTCCTGCAGGACGACCGCAACGTCCCGTTCATCGAGCGTGACCTGCAGCAGGCGTGGTGGATCAACCACGCCTTCCTCGACGTGTTCAGCGCGATCGTCATGGAGTACTTCTCGCGTGACCGGTCGGACCCCGAGTCGTTCCTGGACAAGTGGGACCGCTGGATCCGCGACGACTGGTACCGCAGCTACATCTGCAAGCTCGGCGGCATGGGGCTGACACTCGACCCGACGATCTTCGAGCGCGCCCGTGAGCGCATCGTCAAGGGCATGCACCACAAGATCGCGATGCTGGCCTTCGCCACCTGGCCGATGCACTTCTGGCGCTTCGACGGGCTCGACGAGAAGGACTTCGAGTGGTTCGAGCGCAAGTACCCCGGCTGGTACGACGAGTACGGGTTCTTCTGGGAGGCGTTCCGGGAGCTCTCCGACCCGAAGGACCGCTCGCTGCTCCTGTCGGGCCTCATGAGCGACGCCCCGCCGTTCTGCTGGACCTGCACCATGCCGTCGGTCATCGACGAGGACATCTGCCATCGGGTGGTCGACGATCGCACGCGCTTCTACTGCTCCCGCGAGTGCCGCTGGATGGACGAGTCCAACCCCGGCAGGTACACCGGTGACCGCAACTACTTCGACCGCTACCACGGCATGGACATCGCCGACGTCGTCCAGGAGCTCGGCTTCGTGCGACCGGACGGCCGGACGCTGACCGCGCAGCCGCACCTGAGGCAGGACGACAAGTGGACGCTGGACGACCTCCGCGCGGTCGGGCTCACGATCGAGTCGCCCAACATCAACACGGCCAAGTCGATGGGCCTGCCGTCCGGCGACTGGTCGGCGGCCTTCAAGGCCGGCGTGAACGTCGCGACCGGTCGCAACGGCGGGCCCGGGCCGGTCAAGAACGCGTCGATCGACCTGCCGTACCCGACCGCGGGCTGA
- a CDS encoding NADH:ubiquinone reductase (Na(+)-transporting) subunit F, whose amino-acid sequence MYFEPIGEEIDCDEDETVLDASFRQGYSLVHGCREGQCSACKCYLLEGEVALKRYSTFALSDSEQDSGYTLLCRAMPEEDLTVELLHFDPDNYRSEFVISTIETTVHAVEPLSHDISRVVVQLPEGAEFPYRPGSYADIHVPGDAEARRSFSMANLPGEGRLEFIVKRYPGGAISGLLEDESIAGGVSLTVTGPYGAFALRDNDRAVLMIAGGSGMAPQLALLRHMVQEGIDRPTRFFYGARGTRDLIEIAELERLGAALPNFRFVPVLSDADDDAEWSGEAGMVHEAVARYLADGELGSDFEAYLCGPPPMVEAAQEMLESFGIDVSQIHFDKFTTSVAVGG is encoded by the coding sequence GTGTACTTCGAGCCCATCGGCGAGGAGATCGACTGCGACGAGGACGAGACCGTCCTGGACGCGTCGTTCCGTCAGGGCTACTCGCTCGTCCACGGCTGCCGCGAGGGCCAGTGCTCGGCCTGCAAGTGCTACCTGCTCGAGGGCGAGGTCGCGCTGAAGCGGTACTCGACGTTCGCGCTCTCGGACTCTGAGCAGGACTCGGGCTACACGCTCCTGTGCCGGGCCATGCCCGAAGAGGACCTCACCGTCGAGCTCCTGCACTTCGATCCGGACAACTACCGGTCGGAGTTCGTGATCTCGACGATCGAGACGACCGTCCACGCGGTCGAGCCGTTGTCGCACGACATCTCACGCGTGGTGGTCCAGCTCCCCGAGGGTGCGGAGTTCCCGTATCGCCCGGGGAGCTACGCCGACATCCATGTGCCAGGCGACGCAGAGGCCCGCCGGTCCTTCTCCATGGCCAACCTGCCCGGGGAGGGACGGCTCGAGTTCATCGTGAAGCGCTACCCGGGCGGGGCGATCTCCGGGCTGCTGGAGGACGAGTCGATCGCCGGCGGCGTGTCGCTGACCGTCACCGGCCCGTACGGAGCGTTCGCGTTGCGCGACAATGACCGTGCCGTCCTGATGATCGCGGGCGGCTCGGGCATGGCGCCCCAGCTGGCTCTCCTGCGCCACATGGTCCAGGAGGGCATCGACCGCCCGACGCGGTTCTTCTACGGCGCACGCGGCACCCGCGACCTCATCGAGATCGCCGAGCTCGAGCGCCTCGGCGCCGCGCTCCCGAACTTCCGCTTTGTCCCGGTCCTGTCGGACGCAGACGACGACGCGGAGTGGAGCGGCGAGGCCGGGATGGTCCACGAAGCGGTGGCGCGCTACCTCGCCGACGGCGAGCTGGGCTCCGACTTCGAGGCGTACCTCTGCGGTCCGCCACCGATGGTCGAGGCCGCTCAGGAGATGCTCGAGAGCTTCGGCATCGACGTCTCGCAGATTCACTTCGACAAGTTCACGACGTCGGTCGCCGTAGGCGGCTAG
- a CDS encoding MmoB/DmpM family protein, translating into MSFGAMEESGDDRVGGEYDYVGIVMARSAEGDAVADVLREQDGVEVVQQPSFWDIRRKHRLEIDFDEISEELGSPVDAYTIQHEMSTHYGRMVATDDKLILFGDPIEAARFLDSE; encoded by the coding sequence ATGAGCTTCGGGGCCATGGAGGAGAGCGGCGACGACCGCGTCGGCGGCGAGTACGACTACGTCGGAATCGTCATGGCGCGCAGCGCCGAGGGCGACGCGGTCGCCGACGTCCTGCGGGAGCAGGATGGTGTCGAGGTCGTGCAACAGCCGTCCTTCTGGGACATCCGCCGCAAGCACCGCCTGGAGATCGACTTCGACGAGATCTCCGAGGAGCTCGGATCCCCTGTCGACGCGTACACGATCCAGCACGAGATGTCGACGCACTACGGCCGCATGGTCGCCACGGACGACAAGCTCATCCTCTTCGGTGACCCCATCGAAGCCGCGCGCTTCCTGGACAGCGAGTAA
- a CDS encoding GMC family oxidoreductase — protein sequence MNFDYVIVGAGSAGAVLAARLSEDPSVTVALLEAGGDDNDMEVSIPAAFGALFKGRRDWDLSTEPEPQMNGRRCYLPRAKMLGGCSSMNAMVYIRGNRADYDEWAEMGAEGWGYKDVLEYFKRSEDNERGEDMFHGTGGPLPVRESRSMHPLATAFVEAAKQAGHEENPDFNGARQEGVGRYQTTQRDGMRASTAAAFLHPVEGRPNLTVITDAMVTDVMIEDDRALGVHVDHPEHFQILADREVILCAGAYQTPQILMLSGIGPAEHLTALGLDVIKDLPVGQGMQDHCMTLINWTTDVESLLTAMTDENVERMSVDGEGPLTSNIAEAGGFVRTRPGLDGPDCQFHCAPVAFFEEGLGVTDKHAVAFGPGVVKPTSRGSVTLRSASPFSKPRIVHNYIGTDEDRQTILAGMRMALEIAAQPAMQAIITGELRAPSRDATDDELMAFVAENTQTIYHPTSTAAIGQVVDPRLRVYGIEGLRVVDASVMPTIVRGNTNAPVIMIAEKAADLVREDAAAAVATPAAVSG from the coding sequence ATGAACTTCGATTACGTGATCGTCGGCGCCGGCTCGGCAGGCGCCGTCCTCGCTGCACGGCTCTCGGAGGACCCGTCCGTCACCGTCGCGCTGCTGGAGGCCGGCGGGGACGACAACGACATGGAGGTGTCGATCCCGGCCGCCTTCGGCGCGCTGTTCAAGGGCCGCCGCGACTGGGACCTCAGCACCGAGCCCGAGCCGCAGATGAACGGACGACGGTGCTACCTGCCGCGCGCGAAGATGCTCGGCGGCTGCAGCTCGATGAACGCCATGGTGTACATCCGCGGCAACCGCGCGGACTACGACGAGTGGGCCGAGATGGGCGCGGAGGGCTGGGGCTACAAGGACGTCCTGGAGTACTTCAAGCGCTCGGAGGACAACGAGCGCGGCGAGGACATGTTCCACGGGACCGGCGGGCCGCTGCCCGTCCGCGAGAGCCGCTCGATGCATCCGCTGGCCACCGCGTTCGTCGAGGCCGCCAAGCAGGCCGGCCACGAGGAGAACCCGGACTTCAACGGCGCCCGGCAGGAGGGCGTCGGCCGCTACCAGACCACGCAGCGCGACGGCATGCGCGCGAGCACCGCGGCGGCATTCCTGCATCCGGTCGAAGGCCGCCCGAATCTCACGGTCATCACCGACGCGATGGTCACCGACGTAATGATCGAGGACGACCGCGCGCTGGGGGTGCACGTCGACCACCCCGAGCACTTCCAGATCCTCGCCGACCGCGAGGTCATCCTGTGCGCCGGCGCGTACCAGACGCCGCAGATCCTGATGCTCTCGGGCATCGGCCCGGCCGAGCATCTCACCGCGCTGGGCCTCGACGTCATCAAGGACCTCCCGGTCGGGCAGGGCATGCAGGACCACTGCATGACGCTGATCAACTGGACGACCGACGTCGAGTCGCTCCTGACCGCGATGACCGACGAGAACGTCGAGAGGATGAGCGTCGACGGCGAGGGGCCGCTGACGTCGAACATCGCCGAGGCCGGCGGCTTCGTCCGCACACGGCCCGGTCTGGACGGTCCGGACTGCCAGTTCCACTGTGCGCCTGTGGCGTTCTTCGAGGAGGGTCTCGGGGTGACCGACAAGCACGCCGTCGCGTTCGGACCCGGGGTCGTGAAGCCCACGAGCCGCGGGTCAGTGACTCTCCGGAGCGCGAGCCCGTTCTCCAAGCCGCGCATCGTGCACAACTACATCGGCACCGACGAGGACCGGCAGACCATCCTGGCCGGCATGCGGATGGCGCTGGAGATCGCCGCGCAGCCCGCGATGCAGGCCATCATCACCGGTGAGCTGCGCGCCCCGTCCAGGGACGCCACCGACGACGAGCTGATGGCGTTCGTCGCCGAGAACACCCAGACGATCTACCACCCGACCTCGACGGCAGCGATCGGCCAGGTGGTCGATCCCCGACTGCGGGTCTACGGCATCGAGGGCCTGCGCGTCGTGGACGCCTCGGTGATGCCCACCATCGTCCGTGGCAACACGAACGCTCCGGTCATCATGATCGCCGAGAAGGCCGCCGACCTCGTCCGCGAGGACGCCGCCGCGGCGGTTGCGACTCCCGCAGCCGTGTCCGGCTGA
- a CDS encoding long-chain fatty acid--CoA ligase, translated as MLEGLVQHDHALTVGMILRRMRTVTGNAQVATLRSPGQIDRASYREVAERADLLADALSKLGVGEGDRVGTFMWNNQEHLEAYYAIPAMGAVLHTLNLRLFPEQLVYIVNHAQDKVILVNDSVIPLLAPHTDKFETVEKYIVVGDGDASALPADKVIRYDELLASASPGFAYPEIDDRSASGLCYTSGTTGDPKGVLYSHRSTFLHAIASGMTDLLGVCGNDVVLPVVPMFHAQAWGLAYAAPLVGADLVMPDKFLQGEPLAKLIEGEKVTVAGAVPTLWMDLLRYADEHKPDLSSLRRVPCGGAAVPKSLMQAFEERYGVLIVQAWGMTETSPLGAVARPPRGLSEEEAWGYRTTAGRIAPGVEARIVDEVGEEVAWDGESTGEVEVRGPWIASAYYETDAPEKFHDGWLRTGDVAAITSNGFIRITDRAKDVIKSGGEWISSVDLENELMAHPAVREAAVIAKPDERFTERPLACIVFDEGKEVPAGELATFLLDRVAKWWIPDEYAVIDEVPKTSVGKFDKKVLRARLEDGELTDRHTVDKIEAAPAG; from the coding sequence ATGCTTGAAGGACTCGTCCAGCACGATCACGCCCTGACGGTGGGGATGATCCTCCGTCGCATGCGCACCGTGACCGGCAACGCGCAGGTGGCGACGTTGCGGTCGCCCGGTCAGATTGATCGCGCGAGCTACCGCGAAGTCGCGGAGCGCGCGGATCTGCTGGCTGATGCACTGTCGAAGCTCGGCGTCGGCGAGGGCGACCGCGTCGGGACGTTCATGTGGAACAACCAGGAGCACCTGGAGGCCTATTACGCGATCCCGGCGATGGGCGCGGTCCTCCACACGTTGAACCTCCGCCTGTTCCCCGAGCAGCTCGTCTACATCGTCAACCACGCCCAGGACAAGGTCATCCTGGTCAACGACTCGGTGATCCCGCTGCTCGCGCCGCACACCGACAAGTTCGAAACCGTCGAGAAGTACATCGTCGTCGGCGACGGGGACGCGAGCGCGCTCCCGGCCGACAAGGTCATCCGCTACGACGAGCTGCTGGCGAGCGCGTCACCCGGCTTCGCGTACCCGGAGATCGACGACCGCAGCGCGTCGGGCCTCTGCTACACGTCGGGCACGACGGGCGACCCCAAGGGCGTCCTGTACTCCCATCGCTCGACGTTCCTGCACGCGATCGCGTCCGGCATGACGGATCTGCTCGGCGTGTGCGGCAACGACGTCGTGCTGCCGGTCGTCCCGATGTTCCACGCGCAGGCGTGGGGCCTGGCCTACGCGGCACCGCTGGTTGGCGCGGACCTCGTGATGCCGGACAAGTTCCTGCAGGGCGAGCCGCTGGCGAAGCTCATCGAGGGCGAGAAGGTCACGGTCGCGGGCGCGGTCCCGACGTTGTGGATGGACCTGCTCCGCTACGCGGACGAGCACAAGCCGGACCTGTCGTCGCTGCGGCGCGTGCCGTGTGGCGGCGCCGCGGTCCCGAAGTCGCTCATGCAGGCCTTCGAGGAGCGCTACGGCGTCCTTATCGTTCAGGCGTGGGGGATGACGGAGACCTCGCCGCTGGGGGCGGTCGCCCGGCCGCCGCGGGGTCTTTCGGAGGAGGAGGCGTGGGGATACCGGACGACGGCCGGCCGCATCGCTCCGGGTGTCGAGGCGAGGATCGTCGACGAGGTCGGCGAGGAGGTCGCGTGGGACGGCGAGTCCACCGGTGAGGTCGAGGTCCGCGGCCCGTGGATCGCGAGCGCCTACTACGAGACGGATGCGCCCGAGAAGTTCCATGACGGCTGGCTGCGCACGGGGGACGTCGCCGCGATCACCTCCAACGGCTTCATCCGCATCACCGACCGCGCGAAGGACGTCATCAAGTCCGGCGGCGAGTGGATCTCCTCGGTCGACCTCGAGAACGAGCTGATGGCTCACCCGGCGGTCCGCGAGGCGGCCGTGATCGCGAAGCCCGACGAGCGCTTCACCGAGCGGCCGCTGGCGTGCATCGTGTTCGACGAGGGCAAGGAGGTCCCGGCCGGCGAGCTGGCGACGTTCCTGCTCGACCGCGTCGCGAAGTGGTGGATCCCGGACGAGTACGCGGTGATCGACGAGGTGCCGAAGACGTCCGTGGGCAAGTTCGACAAGAAGGTCCTCCGCGCGCGCCTGGAGGACGGCGAGCTGACCGACCGGCACACGGTCGACAAGATCGAGGCCGCGCCCGCGGGGTGA
- a CDS encoding SDR family oxidoreductase, which translates to MSSPNTTGAGRYTTVFRDGLFDGQVIVVTGGGSGIGRCTAHELCRLGASVALIGRRVERLEAVRGELAVHGGEASVHACDIRDEDAVRASVAAVRAEHGRIDGLVNNAGGQFPAPLEKISANGWDAVVRTNLTGGFLMAREVYSQQLHATGGSIVNIIADIWGGMPTMGHSGAARAGMLNLTETAACEWAAAGVRVNAVAPGWIASSGFDTYDEAMQAELRRLKDKVPLGRYGTEAEVSAAIVFLLSPAAAFISGSCVRVDGAVPNNRHTWNGPVSTRSVPFDGFPLATMPTALREYGSDDS; encoded by the coding sequence GTGAGCTCACCCAACACAACCGGTGCTGGGCGGTACACCACCGTCTTCCGGGACGGCCTGTTCGACGGGCAGGTGATCGTCGTCACCGGTGGCGGCAGCGGGATCGGCAGGTGCACCGCCCACGAGCTCTGCCGCCTCGGTGCGTCGGTAGCGCTCATCGGCCGGCGCGTCGAGCGACTCGAGGCGGTGCGCGGCGAGCTTGCCGTGCACGGCGGCGAAGCGAGCGTCCACGCTTGCGACATCCGCGACGAGGACGCCGTCCGCGCGAGCGTCGCGGCCGTCCGTGCCGAACACGGCAGAATCGACGGACTCGTCAACAACGCGGGCGGACAGTTCCCTGCGCCGCTCGAGAAGATCTCGGCGAACGGCTGGGACGCCGTCGTCCGGACCAACCTCACCGGCGGGTTCCTCATGGCCCGCGAGGTCTACTCGCAGCAGCTGCACGCGACCGGCGGGTCGATCGTCAACATCATCGCCGACATCTGGGGAGGCATGCCGACCATGGGCCATTCCGGCGCGGCCCGCGCCGGAATGCTGAACCTCACCGAGACCGCCGCCTGCGAATGGGCCGCCGCCGGCGTTCGCGTCAATGCGGTCGCCCCTGGCTGGATCGCCTCGAGCGGCTTCGACACCTACGACGAGGCCATGCAGGCCGAGTTGCGGCGGCTCAAGGACAAGGTCCCGTTGGGCCGGTACGGCACCGAGGCCGAGGTGTCCGCCGCGATCGTCTTTCTGCTGTCACCCGCAGCGGCGTTCATCTCCGGGAGCTGTGTGCGGGTCGACGGCGCCGTGCCCAACAACCGACACACCTGGAACGGGCCGGTAAGCACGCGGTCCGTGCCCTTCGATGGCTTCCCCCTCGCCACGATGCCGACCGCGCTGCGCGAGTACGGCAGCGACGACTCTTGA
- a CDS encoding acyl-CoA dehydrogenase family protein — MTTAAIPNLGLVPTDEETAIREAVAAICRRHGDRYARDCYERDEPPREVWRDLAEGGYVGIGAAPEWGGGGLGMAGLSVVVEESAANGVAGLMLVLSCSMAGTILERHGSDEQRDRWLRGIIDGSIKLAFAITEPDAGSNSHNLRSRLVRQGDGSFLLRGQKTYISGVEDAEAVLIVARVQDSDGTLGPPSLCIVDTDTPGFTREVIPMPYLGPEKQWTLYFDDVPVEASRLVGGEDSGLKVVFDALNPERITIAAMLCGTARLALRKAVAYANDRTVWSSPIGAHQAVAHPLAKAKIELELARLMTQKAAALFDAGAPEAGEASNMAKYAAAEAATHAVDVAIQTHGGNGLSIEYGVSDLWWLTRLMRIAPVSEQMILNHVAHHSLGLPKSY; from the coding sequence ATGACCACAGCAGCGATTCCGAACCTCGGGCTGGTCCCGACCGACGAGGAGACCGCGATCCGTGAAGCGGTCGCCGCGATCTGCCGCCGGCACGGCGACCGCTACGCGCGGGACTGCTACGAGCGCGACGAACCTCCCCGCGAGGTGTGGCGCGACCTCGCCGAGGGCGGCTACGTGGGAATCGGCGCCGCGCCCGAGTGGGGAGGCGGCGGCCTCGGCATGGCCGGCCTCTCCGTGGTGGTGGAGGAGAGCGCCGCGAACGGGGTCGCGGGGCTGATGCTTGTGCTGAGCTGCTCCATGGCCGGCACGATCCTCGAACGTCACGGATCGGATGAGCAGCGTGACCGCTGGCTGCGCGGCATCATCGACGGCTCCATCAAGCTCGCGTTCGCCATCACTGAGCCGGACGCGGGGTCGAACTCCCACAACCTCCGCAGCCGCCTGGTCCGGCAGGGCGACGGGTCGTTCCTGCTGCGCGGCCAGAAGACCTACATCTCGGGCGTGGAGGACGCGGAGGCGGTGTTGATCGTGGCCCGCGTGCAGGACAGCGACGGCACGCTCGGGCCGCCCTCGCTGTGCATCGTGGACACCGACACCCCGGGGTTCACGCGCGAGGTGATCCCGATGCCGTATCTCGGGCCGGAGAAGCAGTGGACCCTGTACTTCGACGATGTCCCCGTAGAGGCGTCCAGGCTCGTCGGTGGTGAGGACTCGGGGCTCAAGGTGGTCTTCGATGCGCTCAACCCCGAACGCATCACGATCGCCGCGATGCTCTGCGGCACCGCCCGTCTGGCCCTCCGCAAGGCCGTGGCCTACGCGAACGACCGCACCGTGTGGAGCTCGCCGATCGGCGCCCATCAGGCGGTTGCCCATCCGCTGGCGAAGGCCAAGATCGAACTCGAGCTCGCCCGCCTCATGACGCAGAAGGCAGCGGCGCTCTTCGACGCCGGCGCTCCCGAGGCGGGAGAGGCCTCGAACATGGCCAAGTACGCGGCGGCGGAAGCCGCGACCCATGCCGTCGATGTGGCCATCCAGACGCACGGCGGCAACGGGCTGTCCATCGAGTATGGCGTCAGTGACCTCTGGTGGCTCACGCGACTCATGCGGATCGCGCCGGTGAGCGAGCAGATGATCCTCAACCACGTCGCGCACCACTCGCTGGGTCTCCCGAAGTCCTACTGA
- a CDS encoding PaaI family thioesterase, translated as MSAEAHTQWVDRFDADIAEAMRAMSNDIGGLPQYLGIELMEIGPGTVDARATLGEELLTPSGNVHGGCLASILDHITGAVIYPLMPQGYWGATTELKLNYIRPVQAGIVEATASVLAMTNRSAVVRGEILAGGRVACAAQGTITIVAPR; from the coding sequence ATGAGCGCTGAAGCACACACGCAGTGGGTCGACCGGTTCGACGCGGACATCGCGGAGGCGATGCGCGCGATGTCGAACGACATCGGTGGCCTGCCGCAGTATCTGGGCATCGAGCTCATGGAGATCGGGCCCGGAACGGTGGACGCACGGGCGACCCTCGGGGAGGAGCTGCTGACGCCGTCGGGCAACGTCCACGGCGGCTGCCTGGCATCCATCCTCGACCACATCACGGGCGCGGTGATCTATCCGCTGATGCCGCAGGGGTACTGGGGGGCGACCACCGAGCTGAAGCTCAACTACATCCGCCCGGTCCAGGCGGGCATCGTGGAAGCGACCGCGAGCGTGCTCGCGATGACGAACCGCAGTGCGGTCGTCCGGGGTGAGATCCTCGCCGGGGGACGGGTCGCCTGCGCGGCGCAGGGCACGATCACGATCGTGGCGCCCCGATGA
- a CDS encoding BtrH N-terminal domain-containing protein, which translates to MTVGAPEFTHALAGHCASGSLRDVLAHRGLDFGAGPLSEGMCFGLGSGLGFLYADVPAETPAIYVVGRTEALEEAFAENLGIDLDVRETDDRARAAAWLDDELQRGRPPIVWSDIAELEYLRVRMSNTRHAIVIAGVDREAGVAWIADNDREELQPCSLASLARARDSRGFPGRNRNRTFVFDWPTSLSDPAGAARAAITGAVANMRNGGTRLGGLDAPAGLQGVEAFTHAYRRWPDDHGDALPGVLAALSIFIVKAGTGGALFRSLWAEFLHDMASLLDDPGLRAAAVQADGLAAGWRELAAVARAADHAAGIPIADRLLDEERAQVELLETWLER; encoded by the coding sequence ATGACCGTGGGCGCCCCGGAGTTCACCCACGCGCTCGCCGGCCACTGCGCGTCGGGAAGTCTGCGCGACGTCCTCGCCCACCGGGGCCTGGACTTCGGCGCGGGACCGCTGTCGGAGGGCATGTGCTTCGGCCTGGGCAGCGGCCTCGGGTTCCTGTACGCCGACGTGCCCGCCGAGACGCCGGCAATCTACGTCGTCGGCCGTACCGAGGCGCTCGAAGAGGCCTTCGCCGAGAACCTCGGGATCGACCTGGACGTGCGGGAGACCGATGACCGCGCGCGAGCAGCGGCGTGGCTCGACGACGAGCTGCAGCGCGGAAGACCGCCGATCGTGTGGTCGGACATCGCCGAGCTCGAGTACCTGCGGGTGCGGATGTCCAACACGCGGCACGCGATCGTTATCGCGGGCGTGGACCGCGAGGCCGGTGTGGCGTGGATCGCGGACAACGACCGTGAGGAGCTGCAGCCGTGCTCGCTGGCGTCGCTCGCGCGCGCCCGGGACTCGCGCGGGTTCCCGGGACGCAACCGCAACCGGACCTTCGTGTTCGACTGGCCGACGAGCCTGTCCGACCCGGCCGGCGCGGCGCGGGCGGCGATCACCGGAGCGGTCGCCAACATGCGCAACGGCGGGACGAGGCTCGGCGGCTTGGACGCCCCGGCCGGCCTGCAGGGGGTCGAGGCGTTCACACACGCCTACCGCCGTTGGCCGGACGACCACGGCGACGCACTGCCCGGGGTCCTCGCGGCCCTGTCGATCTTCATCGTCAAGGCCGGGACGGGCGGAGCGCTCTTCCGGTCGCTCTGGGCCGAGTTCCTGCACGACATGGCGAGCCTCCTCGACGACCCGGGACTCCGCGCCGCGGCCGTGCAGGCCGATGGGCTCGCCGCCGGGTGGAGGGAGCTCGCCGCCGTCGCCCGGGCCGCAGACCATGCTGCGGGGATCCCGATCGCCGACCGGCTCCTCGACGAGGAACGCGCACAGGTCGAGCTGCTCGAGACCTGGCTGGAGCGCTGA